A stretch of Sulfurimonas autotrophica DSM 16294 DNA encodes these proteins:
- a CDS encoding DedA family protein produces the protein MEDTFSNLATYGYIGLFIYSLGGGFIGLVAASVLSFMGKMDLTLSISIAFLGNALGDVLLFWLTRYQKSMMVEGLRKHRRKLALAHILIKKHGDWVIFIQKFIYGLKTVVPIAIALTKYDFKKFAVLNVFAAAVWALAFGLSSYYFGAVLSKFAVFIGDNKWIAPVILIVIGGSVWLYLEKATKKK, from the coding sequence ATGGAAGATACATTTAGTAATTTAGCAACATACGGATATATAGGACTCTTTATATACTCTTTAGGCGGTGGATTTATTGGGCTTGTTGCGGCAAGTGTTTTGAGCTTTATGGGTAAGATGGACTTGACATTGTCAATCAGTATAGCATTTTTAGGAAATGCTCTTGGCGATGTTTTACTCTTTTGGCTGACAAGATACCAGAAATCTATGATGGTTGAGGGTTTGCGTAAACATAGAAGAAAATTGGCACTTGCTCATATTTTGATTAAAAAGCATGGTGATTGGGTTATTTTTATTCAAAAGTTTATTTATGGATTAAAAACTGTCGTACCTATTGCCATTGCACTCACTAAATACGATTTTAAAAAGTTTGCTGTATTAAATGTTTTTGCAGCTGCTGTGTGGGCTTTGGCATTTGGTTTAAGCAGTTACTATTTTGGTGCGGTTTTAAGCAAATTTGCAGTTTTTATCGGTGATAACAAATGGATAGCACCTGTGATACTTATAGTTATCGGCGGATCTGTTTGGTTGTATCTGGAAAAGGCGACAAAGAAGAAGTAG
- the pckA gene encoding phosphoenolpyruvate carboxykinase (ATP) — translation MNLTKELEDLGLKNVGEVYHNLDYDELIKHELQNGEVRETKTGATAVDTGIFTGRSPKDKYFVDRAPSNQYIAWGDVNQKISEEIFNELLELSREQLSGNDLYVTDVYSGASPASKKSIRFVTEIAWQSHFVKNMFIRPTPSELEVFKSDFTVLNACKAVNDKWKEHGMNSEVFVLFDVERNMAIIGGTWYGGELKKGIFSMMNYWLPLDGKLSMHCSANVGERGDTALFFGLSGTGKTTLSTDPKRALIGDDEHGWDDYGVFNFEGGCYAKVINLDAKSEPEIYGAIKKDALLENVVMYDEGEVDYEDDSKTENTRVSYPIEHIENHKPDLMAGHPENIIFLSADAFGVLPPVSKLTREQAMYYFLSGYTAKVAGTERGITEPVATFSACFGEAFMTLHPTIYAKLLGEKIDKHNVNVYLVNTGWTGGEYGVGKRMSLKDTRACINAILDGSINNSEFDTTKTFRLQVPKTLGDINPELLNPRNAWEDKEAFDKTRDKLAEMFVKNFKRYQDAESEFDFSAAGPKVEK, via the coding sequence ATGAACTTAACAAAAGAATTAGAAGATTTAGGACTTAAAAATGTAGGTGAGGTTTATCATAATCTCGACTATGATGAGTTAATTAAACATGAACTCCAAAACGGTGAAGTCAGAGAAACCAAAACAGGCGCGACCGCTGTTGATACCGGTATATTCACAGGGCGTTCACCAAAAGACAAATACTTCGTTGACCGTGCGCCTTCAAATCAGTACATTGCTTGGGGTGATGTAAATCAGAAAATTAGTGAAGAAATTTTCAACGAATTATTAGAACTCTCACGTGAACAGCTCTCAGGAAACGACCTTTATGTTACTGATGTGTACAGTGGTGCGAGTCCCGCTTCAAAAAAATCTATTCGTTTTGTGACAGAGATTGCATGGCAGTCACACTTTGTTAAAAATATGTTCATCCGCCCTACTCCCTCAGAATTAGAAGTATTCAAATCAGATTTCACTGTTTTAAATGCTTGTAAAGCTGTAAATGACAAGTGGAAAGAACATGGTATGAACTCTGAAGTTTTTGTTCTCTTTGATGTTGAAAGGAACATGGCTATAATCGGCGGTACATGGTATGGTGGTGAATTGAAAAAAGGTATTTTTTCAATGATGAACTATTGGTTGCCACTTGATGGAAAACTTTCAATGCACTGTTCTGCAAATGTAGGAGAGCGTGGAGACACTGCTCTTTTCTTCGGTTTGAGCGGAACAGGAAAAACAACTCTTTCTACTGACCCTAAACGCGCACTAATCGGTGATGATGAGCATGGTTGGGATGATTACGGTGTATTTAACTTTGAAGGCGGATGTTATGCAAAAGTCATCAACCTTGATGCGAAAAGTGAACCTGAAATCTATGGTGCTATCAAAAAAGATGCACTTTTAGAAAATGTTGTCATGTATGACGAAGGTGAAGTGGATTATGAAGATGATTCTAAAACTGAAAACACTCGTGTCTCATACCCAATCGAGCATATAGAGAACCATAAACCTGATTTAATGGCCGGACATCCTGAAAATATTATCTTCTTGTCTGCTGATGCTTTTGGTGTATTACCTCCGGTATCAAAACTGACTCGTGAACAGGCAATGTACTACTTCTTGAGTGGTTACACTGCAAAAGTTGCCGGAACCGAACGTGGTATTACTGAGCCTGTTGCAACTTTTTCTGCGTGTTTTGGTGAGGCATTTATGACTCTTCATCCTACAATTTATGCAAAACTTCTCGGTGAAAAAATTGACAAGCACAATGTTAATGTTTACCTTGTTAACACTGGATGGACAGGCGGAGAGTATGGTGTTGGAAAACGTATGAGCTTAAAAGACACGCGTGCATGTATCAATGCAATTCTTGATGGTTCTATTAATAATAGTGAATTTGACACAACAAAAACATTTAGACTTCAAGTACCTAAAACATTAGGAGATATTAATCCTGAACTTTTAAACCCTAGAAATGCGTGGGAAGATAAAGAAGCGTTTGATAAAACTCGCGATAAACTTGCAGAAATGTTTGTTAAAAACTTTAAAAGATACCAAGATGCTGAGAGTGAATTTGACTTCTCTGCAGCTGGTCCTAAAGTAGAAAAGTAA
- the lpdA gene encoding dihydrolipoyl dehydrogenase codes for MKEYDVVIIGAGPGGYETALKVAASGKKTLLIDRAKENIGGICLNVGCIPTKNYLESAVFLSRVPYFQECGALLQNNGFDIQKLREKTLALVKEIRSGVVWMLDQAKVELLYGNATFINADTIEVSGEKVSFNKCVIATGSYARELSNLSFDSKHILSSTDIFKLQKLPKSIAIVGGGPIACEFATFFNALGVEVTMIVRGTQLLSKEDEDISKALLRAFKKRNINVLLSTTVLKSEVGNKSIKLLLGSQENIESEIVLNASGRIPNTNKLNLENADITLDEKGFIKVSASFETSQENIYAIGDCINTPALAHIAYAEARITAHNILNNTKTTNSHITPMAVFSNPPIASCGLNQTKAKEKGIDTNVKKVYFKVNAKAKIHGDDAGFIKIITNAKNGVILGASIIGVEATEIIHEIVVAVEEQLTMKEVEEIIHIHPSVSEIIRY; via the coding sequence ATGAAAGAGTATGATGTAGTTATCATAGGTGCAGGGCCCGGCGGATATGAAACAGCACTAAAAGTTGCAGCTAGCGGCAAAAAAACGCTGCTTATCGACAGAGCCAAAGAAAATATTGGCGGTATTTGTCTGAATGTTGGTTGTATTCCGACTAAAAATTATCTTGAAAGTGCTGTTTTTTTATCAAGAGTTCCCTATTTTCAAGAGTGTGGAGCTTTATTGCAAAATAATGGATTCGACATACAAAAACTTCGAGAAAAAACTCTGGCACTTGTAAAAGAGATCCGTTCCGGTGTCGTCTGGATGCTTGACCAGGCAAAAGTTGAGCTCTTATATGGAAATGCGACTTTCATAAATGCAGACACTATTGAAGTTTCAGGTGAAAAAGTTTCTTTTAACAAATGTGTCATCGCCACCGGTTCATATGCAAGAGAACTGTCAAATCTTTCCTTTGATTCGAAGCACATTTTATCAAGTACGGATATTTTCAAACTTCAAAAGCTGCCAAAATCCATTGCCATCGTCGGCGGCGGTCCTATAGCTTGTGAATTTGCCACTTTTTTCAATGCATTAGGAGTAGAAGTCACTATGATTGTAAGAGGAACACAACTTCTTAGCAAAGAGGATGAAGACATATCCAAGGCACTGCTTAGAGCTTTTAAAAAACGCAATATTAATGTTTTGCTCTCTACAACCGTATTAAAAAGTGAAGTGGGTAACAAAAGTATAAAACTTTTACTGGGTTCACAAGAAAACATAGAATCTGAAATAGTGCTCAATGCATCAGGCCGCATCCCAAATACCAATAAACTCAACCTTGAAAATGCCGATATTACCTTAGATGAGAAAGGTTTTATAAAAGTTTCTGCATCATTTGAAACTTCACAGGAAAATATTTATGCGATAGGTGACTGCATAAACACACCGGCTCTTGCGCATATAGCTTATGCTGAAGCCAGAATTACGGCGCATAATATTCTCAACAACACTAAAACAACAAATTCGCATATCACACCGATGGCTGTTTTTAGTAATCCCCCCATTGCAAGTTGCGGTCTTAATCAAACGAAAGCAAAAGAGAAAGGAATAGACACCAATGTCAAAAAAGTATACTTTAAAGTAAATGCGAAGGCAAAAATTCATGGAGATGATGCCGGATTTATTAAAATAATCACAAATGCCAAAAACGGAGTTATATTAGGTGCTTCCATTATCGGTGTTGAAGCAACGGAAATTATTCATGAAATAGTTGTCGCTGTTGAGGAGCAGCTTACAATGAAAGAAGTTGAAGAAATTATTCATATACACCCCAGTGTATCAGAAATAATACGGTATTAA
- a CDS encoding lipoate--protein ligase family protein, producing the protein MQIWNVIDTGIGSPDWNMAVDEALLYTLSEGDRPIFRIYGWNKSLSFGRFSKPHKSLDMNELSVQRVSYVRRPSGGGILVHGGDISYSIIMPRKMLKSYGIKESYNYLCKFLIKFYEKLKLKAEFASDLDLDIQSSDICLAGHEAYDIIIDEKKMGGNAQRYIKNTLLQHGTIPVHFDKEYFEPLFLEDSGLKDAASLRELDVTMEYKDLTNLLIESFCETFNVKFSISQLNPFQQEYAENLLRDKYTQEDWNIYGK; encoded by the coding sequence TTGCAGATATGGAATGTAATTGATACCGGCATCGGCTCTCCCGATTGGAATATGGCGGTAGATGAAGCTTTGCTGTATACTTTGTCAGAGGGTGACAGACCTATATTCAGAATATATGGCTGGAATAAAAGTTTGAGTTTCGGAAGATTTTCAAAACCACACAAAAGCCTGGATATGAACGAATTATCAGTTCAAAGAGTCTCTTATGTCCGTCGTCCCAGCGGAGGCGGAATACTGGTTCACGGTGGCGACATATCATATTCAATTATCATGCCGCGAAAAATGCTAAAGAGTTATGGCATAAAAGAGAGTTATAATTATTTATGCAAATTTCTTATAAAATTTTATGAAAAACTTAAACTCAAAGCTGAATTTGCATCTGATTTGGATTTGGACATACAAAGTTCAGATATTTGCTTAGCAGGACATGAGGCATATGATATTATTATAGATGAAAAAAAGATGGGCGGTAATGCACAACGTTATATCAAAAATACTCTGCTTCAACACGGTACTATTCCGGTGCATTTTGACAAAGAATATTTTGAGCCGCTTTTTCTAGAAGATTCAGGTTTAAAAGATGCAGCATCTTTAAGAGAGTTGGATGTCACTATGGAGTACAAAGATTTAACAAACCTGCTTATTGAATCCTTTTGCGAAACATTCAATGTCAAGTTTTCAATATCTCAACTCAATCCATTTCAACAAGAATATGCTGAAAATCTTTTAAGAGACAAATATACACAAGAAGATTGGAATATCTATGGAAAATAA